Proteins from a single region of Candidatus Effluviviaceae Genus I sp.:
- the accC gene encoding acetyl-CoA carboxylase biotin carboxylase subunit — MFRKILVANRGEIALRVMRACKELDIPTVAVHSEADADALHVAFADEAVCIGPAPGAQSYLNVKAVLSACEITGADALHPGYGFLAENAQFAEMCSVHGVTFVGPTASMMRLMGDKAQARRVMSKAGVPVVPGSDGIVRDVGHASETAETLGYPVMIKASAGGGGKGMRVAWSRGELETAYPVAKGEAEAAFGNGELYVEKLLVEPRHIEFQIVGDKYGNVVHLGERDCSIQRRHQKLIEESPSPVMTPELRAMMGEAATRGAQEIGYVSAGTVEFLLDSRGDFYFMEMNTRIQVEHPVTELVTGVDLVKEQIRIAAGEPVEFAQSDVALRGHAIECRINAEDPERGFAPCPGTVTDFYVPGGPGIRVDTHVYAGYRIPPHYDSMIAKLLAHGSTRAEALARMRRALEEFVITGVATTIPFHIEMMADADFCAGRFDTGTLERRKRERERIVIAR; from the coding sequence CGCGGACGCGCTCCACGTCGCGTTCGCCGACGAGGCGGTGTGCATTGGTCCGGCTCCCGGCGCGCAGAGCTACCTCAACGTGAAGGCCGTTCTGTCGGCCTGCGAGATCACCGGCGCGGACGCCCTCCATCCGGGCTACGGGTTCCTGGCGGAGAACGCGCAGTTCGCCGAGATGTGCAGCGTCCACGGCGTCACCTTCGTCGGTCCCACGGCGAGCATGATGCGCCTCATGGGAGACAAGGCGCAGGCCCGCCGCGTGATGTCCAAGGCCGGTGTCCCCGTGGTGCCGGGCAGCGACGGCATCGTCCGTGACGTGGGACACGCGTCGGAGACGGCCGAGACGCTTGGCTACCCCGTGATGATCAAGGCCTCGGCGGGCGGCGGCGGAAAGGGCATGCGAGTCGCGTGGAGCCGCGGCGAGCTTGAGACGGCCTACCCGGTGGCCAAGGGCGAGGCCGAGGCGGCCTTCGGGAACGGCGAGCTGTACGTCGAGAAGCTCCTCGTGGAGCCGCGCCACATCGAGTTCCAGATCGTCGGCGATAAGTACGGCAACGTGGTTCACCTCGGCGAGAGGGATTGCTCGATCCAGCGCCGGCACCAGAAGCTCATCGAGGAGTCCCCGTCGCCCGTCATGACACCGGAGCTCCGGGCGATGATGGGAGAGGCCGCCACGCGTGGCGCGCAGGAGATCGGTTACGTGAGCGCGGGGACCGTGGAGTTCCTGCTTGACTCCCGAGGCGACTTCTACTTCATGGAGATGAACACCCGGATCCAGGTGGAGCATCCGGTCACCGAGCTCGTCACGGGCGTGGACCTCGTGAAGGAGCAGATCCGCATCGCCGCGGGGGAGCCGGTCGAGTTCGCGCAGAGCGACGTCGCGCTACGAGGGCACGCGATCGAGTGCCGGATCAACGCGGAGGATCCCGAGAGGGGCTTCGCCCCCTGCCCCGGGACGGTCACGGACTTCTACGTGCCCGGGGGCCCCGGGATCCGCGTGGACACGCACGTGTACGCCGGCTACCGGATCCCGCCGCACTATGACTCCATGATCGCGAAGCTCCTTGCGCACGGCAGCACGAGGGCCGAGGCGCTCGCGCGCATGCGGCGCGCCCTCGAGGAGTTCGTCATCACGGGAGTGGCCACGACCATCCCGTTCCACATCGAGATGATGGCCGACGCGGACTTCTGCGCCGGCCGCTTCGACACGGGCACGCTCGAGAGGCGGAAGCGAGAGCGCGAGCGGATCGTCATCGCGCGATAG